CTCGCGTTGCGTCGAATTAAACCACATGCTCCACCGCTTGTGCGGGTCCCCGTCAATTCCTTTGAGTTTCAGCCTTGCGGCCGTACTCCCCAGGCGGATTACTTATCGCATTTGCTTCGGCACGGACACTCTTCATGCCCACACCCAGTAATCATCGTTTACGGCTGGGACTACCAGGGTATCTAATCCTGTTCGCTCCCCCAGCTTTCGCACTTCAGCGTCAGTTGCCGTCCAGTGAACTATCTTCATCATCGGCATTCCTGCACATATCTACGAATTTCACCTCTACTCGTGCAGTTCCGTCCACCTCTCCAGCACTCTAGCCAGGCAGTTTCCAGGGCAGGCTTGCGGTTGAGCCGCAAGTTTTCACCCCAGACTTGCCTGGCCGCCTAGATGCCCTTTATGCCCAATAATTCCGGATAACGCTTGCGACATACGTATTACCGCGGCTGCTGGCACGTATTTAGCCGTCGCTTCTTCTGCAGGTACCGTCACTTCCTTCTTCCCTGCTGAAAGCACTTTACAATCCGAAAACCTTCCTCGTGCACACAGAATTGCTGGATCAGGGTTGCCCCCATTGTCCAATATTCCCCACTGCTGCCTCCCGTAGGAGTAAGGGCCGTATCTCAGTCCCCTTGTGGCCGTCCACCCTCTCAGGCCGGCTACCTATCATCGCCTTGGTGGGCCGTTACCCCGCCAACAAGCTAATAGGACGCAAAGCTCTCCCGCAGCATCTCTTTTCATTGCCGGGCACATGCGTGCCGGCAACTGTATCAGGTGTTGTCAGTCGTTTCCGTCTGTTATCCCTGTCTGCAGGGCAAGTTCTTTACGCGTTACTCACCCGTCCGCCTTGGCTAGCCTGTGCAAGCACAGATTCGCCAAAGACTTGCATGTGTTAAGCATTCTGTCAGCGTTCATCCTGAGCCAGGATCAAACTCTTCATTCAATATATTTTACATATATTTAAGTTCCACCTTTGTCTTGACGAGAATCTTGTTTTACAACAAGAGCTCTTGACTGTTATCTATCTTTTACACATTATTGCTTCTTCTATTCTTATCTCAATTGTCCTGCGACACGATTTCGTATCGACAGGATATATATTATCATAACTGGATTTATTTGTCAACTACTTTTTTTCAAAAAATTTGGGTTTTTGAATATTTTTATTCGTAGTCTATTTTTTATTTCTTAGAAAGTGCTTTAAAATCTAATTTTGATTTGTATTATGTTAAATATTTTATTAGAAAAGTCTGAAAACTTAAAATTTCTATTATTATCTATATAGTAAAACTTCTTTAATTTTACACTAAAAAGTTATAGTTATTTTACTCATTCTCTAAATTTATATAATTTTAGTAGTTTAATTTAAAATAGATTTGAATATATTTTTTTTATTACTTAAAAAATGCGTAATAATTTTTATTTTCAATAAATTGTTGAAATTTCATTATTTTGATAATTGTCAAATAAACTTTTTAGATACATAGTAAATATGTTTTGAAATTGGATTCAGGTATTGTATCTTTTATTTTAATGTTTTTTTATTTCTTTATTTCAAAATTAAGTATACAATAAAAAGGAATTTTCCCAATTATTGTAACTTGAAAATAATTCCTTTTGCAAATTAATATTTTAATTGCGAGTAAACTTCATAACCTTTAAGAAAATCCCTGCCTCTTAAATCAGACAATTCTATCATAAAAGCTAATTCATATACTTCTGCTTCTAGTTTTTCTACCAGCTGAGCCATAGCTTTGGCTGTTCCTCCTGTGGCTAGCAAATCATCCACTATTAATATTTTTGAACCTTTTCCAAAGGCATCCTTGTGAATTTCAATGCTATTTTTTCCGTATTCTAATGAATATTCTACACTTTCCACTTCTGCTGGTAATTTCCCAGGTTTTCTTGCAGGAACAAAACCTGCTCCAATATTATAAGCTATTGCAGCTCCGAAAATAAAACCTCTTGCGTCAGCTCCTACCACGTAGTCTATTCCTTTATCTTTATATCTGTCTGTAAAATCTTTTATAACAATTTCTAATCCTTCTTTATCTTTTAATGCTGTTGTAATATCTCTAAAAATTACTCCTTTTTCAGGAAAATCCTTTACTGAACGGATTAATTTTTCTATTTTTTCTTTTTCTTCTATTTTCATTTTCTCTTTTTCCTCTTTTCTAAAATTAATAGCGATATATTTATTATTAGACAAATCTAAAAATATTATCACATTTTACCTGTTTAAAATTCAATTGTTTCACATTATCCTAATTTTTAGGATTCAAATGTTTGATTAAGCTTTTTTTGCAATAAACTAACTAATATTTACAATATTTAGTCATTCCATAAACTTCCTAAATAAGTTTCTATTTTTTCGCCATTCATTAATTTTAACAAATTTTCTTTGATGTCTGGATAAATTATCATTGTTTGCAACTCCTCTTTTGTTACAAATTTTAAATCTGTGAGAATAGCTTCTTCTCCTAATTTAACAGCATCATTGTTCTTATTAATTCGGTGTATTTTAAAAAATAAATTTAAAATGTGGCGTTCTTTATTAGGAAATATTGTTTCTGAAAGAAATAAAAATTCATCGACTTCTATGTCCATATTTGTTTCTTCCTTGTATTCTCGTATTAAAGCTTCTTTTGCAGTTTCACCCCAGTCGTTTCCTCCGCCAGGAATAAGCCAATATTTTTTATTATTTTTATAATGCTGAATTAATAGAATTTTATTATCTTCTATGAGAATGCCTGCCACACGTATTCGTGGTCTGATTTCTTCCATTTTCTCTCCTTATTTTTCTTTTTCTTCTTCCTGATCAATAATAATCGCCCTTACTCTTTCGACACGCTTATTATCCATATCTGTAACTTTTAATATAAAATTTTTATCCTTTACCTGATCAAAAACATCGGCAACTTTCCCTAATTTATCTTGGATATATCCTGAAATAGTGTCATATTCCTCAGACAAGGGAATTTCTATTTCCAATTTATCGTTTACTTCTTCAATAGGTGTATCTCCTTTTATATCAAATATTTTTTCACGAATTTGCTGAATATTTTCTTCTTCCTGATCAAATTCATCTCTTATTTCTCCCACAATTTCCTCCAGCAAGTCTTCAATCGTTACAATTCCCTGTGTTCCACCATATTCGTCAATAACTATTGCCATATGAAGCTGCTTTAACTTAAATTCTTCCAGCAGCTCAATCAAGGATTTTGTAATGGGAACAAAGTAGGCTTCTTTCATAAAATCCTTTATCGGAGGATTTTCTCCAGTTTGCTTATCATAACGGAGTAAATCTTTCATATGGACTGTTCCTACAATTTTGTCGATTGTTTCTGTGTAAATTGGGATACGTGTGAACCCTTGATCTAAAATTTCATCCCATACATCGTCTATTTTACTTTCTGCTTCCAATGCAAATACATCTCTTCGTGGAGTAAGTATTTCCTTGACTGTTGTTTCGGAAAATTCAAAAATACTTGTAATCATTTCCTCTTCCCCTTCTTCAAATACACCGCTTTCTGTTCCAGCCTTCAAAAATGTCAAAATTTCATCTTCTGTTATTTCAAACATTTGATCTTTCACTTTTATCTTAAATAATCCGACAATAAACCTTGAAATATATATAAATAGCCTTATTAATGGTTTTAGTGCAATTCGCACTGCATTTAATGGAATTATTAAAGTTTTGGAAACACCGTAAATATTATTTCTGGCTATTAACCTTGGAATCATTTCAGAAAATAAAAGAATAAAAATAATTAACATAAAAAACGAAATTCCGATATACAGATTGTCTTTATATAGCTTTTTTATTAAATAAGTTCCCGAAAAAACCATGGATGAATATGAGATTGTTTTTACAAATAACAATGTCGTAAGTAATTCGTTTGGATTTTCAAGCCAAAATTTTAGCAATTCACTTTCTCTAGTTTTCTCCTTTTCCTTTGAATCACTTTTCAAATGAATTTGCTTTAACGATGATAATGCTGATTCAGCCGCAGATAGAAACGATGTAAGAAACAACAAAACCAATAATAGAATAACATCTAACAAAATCCTCTTCTCTTCCAAATTTATCCCTTCTTTATTTTTCAAATTTATAAATTTAAACTTAAATATTTAATTTTATTCAATAATCATCAATGTTTGTCCTTTTTTTATACCGTCTTTATCTTTTACCAATATTTTTTTCACTTTTCCTGAAACTGTTGATTTTACTTCATTCATAAGTTTCATTGCTTCAACAATACAAAGTGTTTGTCCTTCTGTTACAGAATCCCCTTCCTTTACAAATGGACCAGCTGTGGGAGATGGCGAGGCATAAAAAGTTCCAACCATCGGGGAAGTAATTTTTGTTCCTGAAATTTCTTCTGGAGTGACTACTGTTTCGACTGATACATCCACTTCCTGCGTTTCTGCTTCTTGTTGAACATTTGCCGCTGCAGGTTGAGCCATTGGACTGCTAAAAATAACATTTCTTTCTTTTCTTTTTTTTGTTAATGAAACTTCAAAATTGTTATCTTCATACTTTACAGACTCAATTTTATTTTCATTTATACTTTCAGCTAATTTTTCAATAAATTTAATTTTATCTCTCATTAGTTTTTCTCTCTTTCCTTTTATTTAATAATTTTATTATTTATCTATTTTTTGTTTATAAGATTTGAATGTGTTTTTTATTAACATTGCTATTGTCATTGGACCAACACCGCCAGGAACTGGGGTTATAAATGAGGCTTTTTTAGAAACTTCCTCAAAGTCCACATCTCCACACAGTTTTCCGTCCACACGGTTTATTCCAACATCAATTACAACAACATCTTCTTTCACATCAGATGCTTTTACCAATTTTGGAGAACCTGCGGCTGCTACAACTACATCAGCTTTTCGCAGCTTTTCAGATAGATTTTTTGTTTTTGAATTACATACCTGAACTGTTGCACGTTTTTTTATAAGTAAAAGTGTCATTGGTTTTCCTACGATATTGCTTTGTCCAATTACAAGGACATCTTTTCCTTCCAGATTAATGTTGTATTCCTCAAACATGTGAACTACTCCAGCTGGTGTGCAAGGTAAAAATCCTGTTTCATCTCCAATCATCATTTTTCCAATATTTGTTGTGTGAAACCCGTCCACATCCTTTTCAGCTGAAATTGCATTTATAATTTTCAATCCGTCAATATGTTTTGGAATCGGCAATTGTACCAGAATTCCATCTATATTGCTATTGTTATTCAATTTTTCAATTTCCAAAAGTAAATTTTCTTCTGTAATGTTTTCATCAAGCCTAATTGTTTCAGAATGAAATCCTACTTTTTCACATGCTCTTATTTTATTTCTTACATAAATTTGTGAAGCGGGATTTTCTCCTACTATAATTACTGCAAGTCCAGCTTTTCTTCCAACTTTTTTTTCCAGCTCACTATGCTCCTTTTCAATTTCTTTCAAAACCTTTTCTGAAAGTGCCTTTCCGTCAATTATAGTCATAGCTTTTACCACTAAGTCAGTTCTAGCAGTATCTCCTTTCATTTTTATATTTTTTAATTTGTATTATTTAGTCTCCAAAAATTTAATTCCTGTAATTTTGCAGAAATATCCATGTCTACAACTCTCACTTTCTCATTCAGTTCCAATTTGTAAGTAGTCATATTAAGTATCGCACAAATTCCATTTTTTACAAGCCCTTCCGCCGCGATTTGCGCCTGTTCCTTTACAACTGCCAAAATAGCTGTGTCTATCTTTATATTAAACTCTTTTTTCATATTTTTTATAAATTCATCAACATTTTGTATATCCTGAACGATTAAATTATTAGCAGTCGTTTTTCCAATTTTATTCTTATCCTTATCAAATATTCCAACAATTTTAAATCCTTCACCTAGAACATCAAGATTTGAGGAAATCATTTCTCCCATTTTACCATGTCCTGCAATTATAACATGATTAATTTTATCAATTCCTAGAATTTTTGTAATAATTTCTATCAAATTATCAATATCATAGCCTTTTCCTCGGACACCAAACTCGCCAAATGTAGATAAATCCTTACGTACCTGAGCAGAAGTGGTGTTCATAATTTTAGCAAGCTCGATTGAATTTATTTCATTATCCTGTTTTCTGGCTTCTTTTAGAATAGATAAATATTCTGTCAACCTTTGTACAACTCTTTCAGAAATTTCCATTTTTTTTAACTTCATATTTCCTCCTATGAAAATTAGAAAATTACAACCTAGTCTTCTATTCTCCTTTTAAACTAGAATTGCTATACAATAATTTTTCTCCAATTACCATTTTACGTCCATTAATAATATCTACTCCCTTTTGAAGTTTTTTCCCTTCAAATTTTGCCTCCAAAATCAATATTCCCCCATTTGCAACTTTTACAACAGGCCCTTTTTTATTGATAATTTCGACAATTGTACCATTTTCTATTTCATCTTCATATTTTTTTTCAATTTTTTCACTTTTGTAAATTTTTATGTTTTCGCCTTTTTCATTGGAAGTATGTGCCGATGGAAATGGGTTTAATCCTCGAATCTGATTGTAAATAACTTCTTTTGTGTTATTCCAGTCGATTTTTGCCTGCTCCTTTGTAATCGGCTTTACTAAAGTGGCTTTGCTATCATCCTGCTTTTCTGCCTGAACTTCCCCATTTTCAATCAGTTTCAACGCCTTTTTAAGTCCAGCCGCTCCCAAATCCTTCAATTTATCGTGCAGAGTTCCAAGCGTATCATCTTCTGTAATTTCACAATATTCCTTTAAAATCACATCTCCAGAATCTAGCCCTTCCTCAATATACATTATGCTCACGCCTGTTTCAGTGTCCCCATTTAAAATAGCAGAATGAATAGGCGAAGCTCCCCTATATTTCGGCAAAAGTGAAGAATGCACGTTTATTATTCCATATTTTGGAATATCAATTATTTCTTTTGGCAAAATTTTCCCATAAGCCACAACCACGATTAAATCAGGATTTATTTCCTTAATTTTGTTTATAACCTCTTCATCCTTCATTTTTTTTGGCTGAACGATTTCAACATCATTGTCAATTCCAAACTGTTTTACGGGAGAAAATATAATTTTATTTCCTCTGGCATTTATTTTATCCTCTTTTGTAAAAATAAGCTGTAAATCCGTATTTTTAAATACAACTTCCAGACTTGGTATTGCAAATTCTGGCGTTCCCATAAATATTGTCTTCATTTAATTTCTCACTTTCCTGACTTTATTAGTCCAAGTCCCTGTAAATTCTGCCTTTTGCAAAATCTTTCTTTAGAACATCTAATTTTTTAGCAACTAATCTTTTATTCATAACCGAAAGTTTGTCTGTAAACAGGATTCCTTCTATGTGATCAAATTCGTGCTGAAATGCCCTAGCCCACATTTCATCCAGTTCTTCAACGACTTCTTCCCCATTTTCATTCAAATATTTCACTTTAATTTTCGCAGGACGGTTTACTTTTTTGTAAATTCCTGGAATGCTCAAGCATCCTTCCTCCATATCTGCAATTTCCTCAGAAAACTCCAAAATTTCTGGATTAATAACTTTTTTTACAACTCCTTCGTGTTCCAGCACAAAAAATCTTTTGGCAATATCCACCTGATTTGCAGCAAGTCCCACTCCATTGGCTTTTCTCATAAGAGCAACCATTTCATCTAAAATTTCTCTTATATTATCATCAACTACGTCAACTTTTTCTGATTTTTCACGTAAAGTTGGATGTCCATATAAAACTATTTTCATTTTTATTTTTTCTCTCCTTATTAAACTCATTATTATCCATTTTATTTTATCATATTATTTGATAAATTTTAATACAAAACATCAATTAATTTTTTATTTATTATTCCTCAATTTTCTTAAGTCCCAATTTCGTTTCTGACACAAGCACTGCAAAAAGTACCAGTCCAGCCCCAACTGCCACTCTTAGTGATAATCTTTCACTTAGTATAAAAAATGCAAAAAGTGGAGCAAAAAGCGATTCTGTTGACATTAGTATCGAAGCTCTTGTGGAAGTTGTATATTTTTGGCAGAATGTCTGTAATACTGTTGGTATCGCGGTTGAGAAGATTGTTAAATAAATTATTGCAATTAACATCATTCCAGCAGGCTTTTGAATTTTGCTCATATCTGAAAAAATAAAAACATTTACTACAAACAATATTCCTGCCACAAACATCTGCATAACAACAAGTTTTAAAGGCTCAACTTTTTTACTAAAATATCCATTCGTAGCAATTTGTCCTGCAAAAAATATCGCACTTATAATTGTCAAAATATCGCCAAAATTAAGATTTGCAAGATTCATCTTCCTGTCAAAACTTATCACAGCAACTCCCAGCACACAAATAACTGAAGCCAGAAATGCAAAAATATCAGGACGTTTTTTGTGCAAAAACCAAAAAATATAAGGAACAATTATAACGTTTATCGAAGTAAAAAAAGCATTTTTACTGGCAGTCGTAAGCATCGCCCCATAAGTTTGGAAAGCGTATCCAAAAAACTGAAAAATTCCAACTATTAATCCAGCAAGAACATCATTTTTTTTGAATTTTCCTACTTTTCTAAAGAAAATTCCATAAAGAATAATCCCTCCCACAAGAAATCTAACCGCTGACAAATAAAATGGATCAACTCCTGTATTCAGTCCAATCTTCACAAATACAAATCCAAGTCCCCAAAATATCCCTACAAAAAGCAGTCCAAAATCTGCTAAATACTGTTTCACAAAACTTCTCCTTATCATTTTGAAATTTTTCCAAAAATAAATTAGTAATATTAAATAAATCTAACTTATATTAAACACTATT
This is a stretch of genomic DNA from Leptotrichia hofstadii. It encodes these proteins:
- a CDS encoding adenine phosphoribosyltransferase; this translates as MKIEEKEKIEKLIRSVKDFPEKGVIFRDITTALKDKEGLEIVIKDFTDRYKDKGIDYVVGADARGFIFGAAIAYNIGAGFVPARKPGKLPAEVESVEYSLEYGKNSIEIHKDAFGKGSKILIVDDLLATGGTAKAMAQLVEKLEAEVYELAFMIELSDLRGRDFLKGYEVYSQLKY
- a CDS encoding NUDIX domain-containing protein gives rise to the protein MEEIRPRIRVAGILIEDNKILLIQHYKNNKKYWLIPGGGNDWGETAKEALIREYKEETNMDIEVDEFLFLSETIFPNKERHILNLFFKIHRINKNNDAVKLGEEAILTDLKFVTKEELQTMIIYPDIKENLLKLMNGEKIETYLGSLWND
- a CDS encoding hemolysin family protein, whose product is MEEKRILLDVILLLVLLFLTSFLSAAESALSSLKQIHLKSDSKEKEKTRESELLKFWLENPNELLTTLLFVKTISYSSMVFSGTYLIKKLYKDNLYIGISFFMLIIFILLFSEMIPRLIARNNIYGVSKTLIIPLNAVRIALKPLIRLFIYISRFIVGLFKIKVKDQMFEITEDEILTFLKAGTESGVFEEGEEEMITSIFEFSETTVKEILTPRRDVFALEAESKIDDVWDEILDQGFTRIPIYTETIDKIVGTVHMKDLLRYDKQTGENPPIKDFMKEAYFVPITKSLIELLEEFKLKQLHMAIVIDEYGGTQGIVTIEDLLEEIVGEIRDEFDQEEENIQQIREKIFDIKGDTPIEEVNDKLEIEIPLSEEYDTISGYIQDKLGKVADVFDQVKDKNFILKVTDMDNKRVERVRAIIIDQEEEKEK
- the accB gene encoding acetyl-CoA carboxylase biotin carboxyl carrier protein, which produces MRDKIKFIEKLAESINENKIESVKYEDNNFEVSLTKKRKERNVIFSSPMAQPAAANVQQEAETQEVDVSVETVVTPEEISGTKITSPMVGTFYASPSPTAGPFVKEGDSVTEGQTLCIVEAMKLMNEVKSTVSGKVKKILVKDKDGIKKGQTLMIIE
- the folD gene encoding bifunctional methylenetetrahydrofolate dehydrogenase/methenyltetrahydrofolate cyclohydrolase FolD, with product MKGDTARTDLVVKAMTIIDGKALSEKVLKEIEKEHSELEKKVGRKAGLAVIIVGENPASQIYVRNKIRACEKVGFHSETIRLDENITEENLLLEIEKLNNNSNIDGILVQLPIPKHIDGLKIINAISAEKDVDGFHTTNIGKMMIGDETGFLPCTPAGVVHMFEEYNINLEGKDVLVIGQSNIVGKPMTLLLIKKRATVQVCNSKTKNLSEKLRKADVVVAAAGSPKLVKASDVKEDVVVIDVGINRVDGKLCGDVDFEEVSKKASFITPVPGGVGPMTIAMLIKNTFKSYKQKIDK
- a CDS encoding redox-sensing transcriptional repressor Rex, producing MKLKKMEISERVVQRLTEYLSILKEARKQDNEINSIELAKIMNTTSAQVRKDLSTFGEFGVRGKGYDIDNLIEIITKILGIDKINHVIIAGHGKMGEMISSNLDVLGEGFKIVGIFDKDKNKIGKTTANNLIVQDIQNVDEFIKNMKKEFNIKIDTAILAVVKEQAQIAAEGLVKNGICAILNMTTYKLELNEKVRVVDMDISAKLQELNFWRLNNTN
- the fmt gene encoding methionyl-tRNA formyltransferase, translating into MKTIFMGTPEFAIPSLEVVFKNTDLQLIFTKEDKINARGNKIIFSPVKQFGIDNDVEIVQPKKMKDEEVINKIKEINPDLIVVVAYGKILPKEIIDIPKYGIINVHSSLLPKYRGASPIHSAILNGDTETGVSIMYIEEGLDSGDVILKEYCEITEDDTLGTLHDKLKDLGAAGLKKALKLIENGEVQAEKQDDSKATLVKPITKEQAKIDWNNTKEVIYNQIRGLNPFPSAHTSNEKGENIKIYKSEKIEKKYEDEIENGTIVEIINKKGPVVKVANGGILILEAKFEGKKLQKGVDIINGRKMVIGEKLLYSNSSLKGE
- the def gene encoding peptide deformylase, producing the protein MKIVLYGHPTLREKSEKVDVVDDNIREILDEMVALMRKANGVGLAANQVDIAKRFFVLEHEGVVKKVINPEILEFSEEIADMEEGCLSIPGIYKKVNRPAKIKVKYLNENGEEVVEELDEMWARAFQHEFDHIEGILFTDKLSVMNKRLVAKKLDVLKKDFAKGRIYRDLD
- a CDS encoding DMT family transporter, yielding MKQYLADFGLLFVGIFWGLGFVFVKIGLNTGVDPFYLSAVRFLVGGIILYGIFFRKVGKFKKNDVLAGLIVGIFQFFGYAFQTYGAMLTTASKNAFFTSINVIIVPYIFWFLHKKRPDIFAFLASVICVLGVAVISFDRKMNLANLNFGDILTIISAIFFAGQIATNGYFSKKVEPLKLVVMQMFVAGILFVVNVFIFSDMSKIQKPAGMMLIAIIYLTIFSTAIPTVLQTFCQKYTTSTRASILMSTESLFAPLFAFFILSERLSLRVAVGAGLVLFAVLVSETKLGLKKIEE